In Wenyingzhuangia fucanilytica, the following are encoded in one genomic region:
- a CDS encoding 7-carboxy-7-deazaguanine synthase QueE yields MDNKTKELVNKGVMLPLMEEFYTIQGEGAHTGTAAYFIRVGGCDVGCHWCDVKESWDANLHPPTHADIIVKNASPYKTIVITGGEPLMWDMQYLTSSLQNQGLQTHIETSGAYKLSGQWDWICLSPKKTKLPLEEIYPEAHELKMIIHNKSDFEFAEQQAAKVSDKCGLYLQPEWSKKEIMTPMIVDYVMKNPQWKISLQTHKYLNIP; encoded by the coding sequence ATGGACAACAAAACTAAAGAACTTGTAAACAAAGGTGTTATGCTTCCTTTGATGGAAGAATTTTACACAATACAGGGAGAAGGTGCACACACAGGTACTGCTGCTTATTTTATTAGAGTAGGTGGTTGCGATGTTGGTTGCCATTGGTGTGATGTAAAAGAAAGTTGGGATGCTAACTTGCATCCGCCTACACATGCAGATATAATTGTTAAAAATGCTAGTCCTTATAAAACTATAGTAATTACAGGTGGGGAACCTTTAATGTGGGATATGCAATACTTAACATCCTCTTTACAAAACCAAGGATTACAAACGCATATTGAAACATCTGGGGCTTATAAATTAAGTGGACAGTGGGATTGGATTTGCTTATCTCCTAAAAAAACAAAATTACCTTTAGAGGAAATTTATCCTGAGGCTCATGAATTAAAAATGATTATTCACAACAAAAGTGATTTTGAATTTGCTGAGCAACAAGCTGCTAAAGTATCTGATAAATGTGGACTTTATTTACAACCTGAATGGAGTAAAAAAGAAATAATGACTCCAATGATTGTGGATTATGTAATGAAAAATCCTCAATGGAAAATTTCTTTACAAACTCATAAGTATTTAAATATACCTTAA
- the cmk gene encoding (d)CMP kinase — protein MASKITIAIDGFSSTGKSTVAKQLAKELGYIYVDTGAMYRTVALYALQNGFAKDGEVEEEKLIQDLSKIQIDFKYNNQLGFSEVYLNGVNVETKIREMEVSSYVSKVASISAVRQKLVALQQEMGKSKGIVMDGRDIGTVVFPNAELKLFMNASAKTRAQRRFDELQAKGNTEVSYDEVYENVVERDTLDTTRADSPLEMAKDAIEIDNSNLSREEQFDKILSLVKAKL, from the coding sequence ATGGCATCAAAAATTACCATTGCAATTGATGGATTTTCATCAACAGGAAAAAGTACAGTAGCTAAACAGTTGGCAAAAGAACTAGGCTATATTTATGTTGATACTGGAGCCATGTACAGAACAGTTGCTTTATATGCTTTACAAAATGGTTTTGCCAAAGATGGTGAGGTAGAGGAGGAGAAATTGATACAAGACTTATCAAAAATTCAGATAGATTTTAAGTACAATAATCAATTAGGTTTTTCCGAAGTTTACTTAAACGGCGTGAATGTTGAAACCAAAATTAGAGAAATGGAAGTTTCTTCTTATGTAAGTAAAGTAGCTTCTATATCTGCTGTAAGACAAAAATTGGTTGCGCTTCAGCAAGAGATGGGAAAATCCAAAGGAATTGTTATGGATGGTAGAGATATTGGTACTGTGGTATTCCCAAATGCTGAGTTAAAATTGTTTATGAATGCGTCTGCCAAAACCAGAGCACAGCGTAGGTTTGATGAATTACAAGCCAAAGGAAACACCGAGGTTTCTTACGATGAGGTTTATGAGAATGTTGTAGAACGTGATACTTTAGATACCACAAGAGCAGACTCTCCTTTAGAAATGGCTAAAGATGCTATTGAAATAGATAACTCTAACTTATCTAGAGAAGAACAGTTCGATAAAATTTTGTCTTTAGTAAAAGCTAAACTTTAA
- the porQ gene encoding type IX secretion system protein PorQ produces MKYIIFLFSILLSSSLFAQTGGETLYSFLNVPTSAKQVALGGVTLTSRDDVSQTLWNPSSVNTLMENDISLNYIKYVSGINVGSLSYAKSINPLYGTAFLGIQYFDFGDMERTDASGPTVLGVFSARDISFNLGYGYTFESVSFGASLKYISSKIDTYTSSALLYDIGITYLHPTKPFVMSLVLRNSGKQLTAFIDNKENIRSNAIFAVEYRLEHVPIKVYGAIDELNNWNISESNPSRSTTDLEGNVTPEKVSDINNALRHLSIGAELWPEKMINVRVGYNHRKSQEYQLNEVRTGAGLSYGFGINTKYLRFDYAYAKFQEGAKYSTFGLTVHL; encoded by the coding sequence ATGAAGTATATAATTTTTCTGTTTTCTATATTGTTATCAAGTAGTTTGTTTGCGCAAACTGGTGGTGAAACTTTATATTCTTTTTTAAATGTTCCTACTTCTGCAAAGCAAGTTGCTTTAGGCGGGGTTACTTTAACTTCTAGAGATGATGTTTCTCAAACTTTATGGAATCCTTCTTCTGTAAATACTTTAATGGAAAACGATATTTCTTTAAACTATATCAAGTACGTTTCAGGAATAAATGTAGGATCCCTTTCTTACGCTAAATCTATCAATCCTTTGTATGGAACTGCCTTTTTAGGAATTCAATATTTTGATTTTGGTGATATGGAAAGAACAGATGCTAGTGGACCAACAGTATTAGGTGTTTTTTCTGCAAGAGATATTTCTTTTAATCTAGGATATGGATATACTTTTGAATCAGTTTCTTTTGGAGCTTCTCTAAAATATATTTCATCAAAAATAGATACTTACACTTCATCTGCTTTGTTATATGATATAGGAATTACTTATTTACATCCAACAAAACCTTTTGTGATGTCTTTAGTTTTAAGAAATTCCGGAAAACAACTAACAGCATTTATTGATAATAAAGAAAATATAAGAAGTAATGCAATTTTTGCTGTAGAGTATAGATTAGAACACGTTCCTATCAAAGTATATGGAGCTATTGATGAATTAAATAATTGGAATATTAGTGAGTCTAATCCATCAAGATCTACTACGGATTTAGAAGGTAACGTAACTCCAGAAAAAGTAAGTGATATCAATAATGCTTTAAGACATTTATCTATTGGTGCTGAATTATGGCCAGAAAAAATGATTAATGTAAGGGTAGGATATAATCACCGAAAGTCACAAGAATATCAATTAAACGAAGTGAGAACAGGAGCAGGGTTATCATATGGTTTTGGAATCAATACCAAATATTTAAGATTTGACTATGCTTATGCTAAATTTCAAGAAGGAGCAAAATATAGCACTTTTGGATTAACGGTACATTTATAA
- a CDS encoding ABC transporter ATP-binding protein: MKELQYINQFFYKYRFRLLLGILISIASRYLAVKVPEIVKNSVNAASDYNQGKLTDLAVVKTELLHNILLIIGLAILSGFFTFLMRQTIIVTSRLVEFDLKNQVYQQYQRLSLNFYKKNRTGDLMNRISEDVGKVRMYVGPAIMYTINMLVMFSVAIYKMIQIDVKLTLFTLIPFPLLSISIFILSRSINKRSTIVQQQLSKLTTFTQEVFSGMNVIKSYAIEGITRNDFIDIAEENKQKNINLFKVQAFFFPLMILLIGTANIIVLYVGGMEYIKGNISMGVIAEFIMYTNMLTWPVAIVGWVTSTIQEAEASQKRINEFLKQTPDVTNNNEEFSPINGAIKFKNVSLTYDDTHITALKNVSFDVNPGETIAIIGKTGSGKSSILNLVSRLYDATTGKVEIDEQPIQNQNIYNLRNHIGFVPQDPFLFSDTIINNIRFGKEDATEEEIIEAAKKAVVHDNIIAFNKQYNTILGERGVTLSGGQKQRVSIARAIIKNPKIYIFDDCLSAVDTETEEQILKNLKAISKNNTTLIVSHRISAAQNADKVIVLDNGEIVQQGTHSQLLSQKGIYLEMYQQQLEEKEIE; encoded by the coding sequence ATGAAAGAACTACAATATATCAATCAATTTTTTTACAAATATAGATTTCGTTTACTCTTAGGGATTTTAATCTCCATAGCTTCTAGATATTTAGCTGTTAAAGTTCCAGAAATTGTTAAAAATTCTGTTAACGCTGCAAGTGACTATAACCAAGGAAAACTAACCGATTTGGCTGTGGTTAAAACAGAGTTGCTACACAATATTTTGCTGATTATTGGATTGGCAATTTTATCTGGGTTCTTTACTTTTTTAATGAGACAAACCATAATTGTAACCTCTAGGTTGGTAGAATTTGATTTAAAAAATCAAGTTTATCAGCAATATCAACGTTTGAGTTTAAACTTTTACAAGAAAAACAGAACGGGAGATTTAATGAACCGTATTAGTGAAGATGTTGGAAAAGTAAGAATGTATGTAGGTCCTGCAATTATGTATACCATAAATATGTTGGTTATGTTCTCTGTGGCCATTTACAAAATGATTCAAATTGATGTAAAACTTACTTTATTTACCTTAATTCCTTTTCCTTTATTATCTATCTCTATTTTTATATTGAGTAGAAGTATTAATAAAAGGAGCACCATTGTTCAGCAACAATTATCAAAACTTACCACTTTTACACAAGAAGTATTTTCTGGAATGAATGTGATTAAATCATATGCCATTGAAGGAATTACCCGAAATGATTTTATTGATATTGCCGAAGAAAACAAACAAAAAAACATCAACCTTTTTAAGGTTCAAGCATTCTTTTTTCCTTTAATGATTTTACTTATTGGTACCGCTAACATTATTGTATTATACGTTGGAGGTATGGAATACATTAAAGGAAATATTAGCATGGGAGTAATTGCTGAGTTTATTATGTATACCAACATGTTAACATGGCCTGTTGCTATTGTTGGTTGGGTAACCTCAACCATACAAGAAGCTGAAGCCTCTCAAAAAAGAATTAACGAATTCTTAAAACAAACACCAGATGTTACCAATAATAACGAAGAGTTTAGTCCTATAAACGGAGCCATTAAATTTAAAAATGTTTCGCTTACTTATGATGACACACATATTACCGCTTTAAAAAATGTTTCTTTTGATGTTAACCCAGGAGAAACTATTGCTATTATAGGTAAAACGGGTTCTGGAAAATCTAGCATACTTAATTTGGTTAGTAGATTGTATGATGCCACTACTGGAAAAGTAGAGATTGATGAGCAACCAATTCAAAATCAAAATATTTACAACCTAAGAAATCATATTGGTTTTGTTCCTCAGGATCCTTTCTTATTTTCTGATACTATTATCAATAACATTCGTTTTGGAAAAGAAGATGCTACAGAAGAAGAAATTATAGAGGCTGCTAAAAAAGCCGTAGTTCACGATAACATTATTGCCTTTAACAAACAATACAATACTATTTTAGGAGAACGTGGTGTTACTTTATCTGGAGGACAAAAACAAAGAGTTTCCATTGCAAGAGCCATTATTAAAAATCCAAAAATTTACATTTTTGACGATTGTTTATCGGCTGTAGATACAGAAACAGAAGAGCAAATTTTAAAGAACTTAAAAGCTATTAGTAAGAACAATACAACACTTATTGTAAGTCACAGAATTAGTGCTGCTCAAAATGCAGACAAAGTAATTGTTTTAGATAATGGCGAAATTGTTCAGCAAGGAACTCATTCACAGTTATTAAGCCAAAAAGGAATATATCTAGAAATGTATCAACAGCAGCTAGAAGAAAAAGAAATAGAATAA
- the nusB gene encoding transcription antitermination factor NusB, with the protein MINRRHIRVKVMQSVYAMIHAKSDNIVKEEKFLRQSIDKMYDLYILSLDMLVRVNQIAETTLEVSKKKYFATKEELNPNRKFIDNKVIKSLKESVSLQNYIEENNLNNWYLDDKYVSIVYNNLLASDLYKNYMADEETTFKKDQKFAVKFFAEFVAPNEKLAEYFEGENISWVDDIPFVNTWVVKTLQELRAKDDFIIGRLYKNSDDEAFASDLFRKTVLNLPKFEEEIVDKTPNWETDRIADLDMILIKMAICEFLKFPSIPVKATINEYLEIAKDYSTEKSSTFINGVLDKIWKDFEVTNRLNKIGRGTL; encoded by the coding sequence ATGATTAACAGGAGACATATTCGTGTAAAGGTGATGCAATCAGTTTATGCGATGATTCATGCCAAAAGTGATAATATTGTTAAAGAAGAAAAATTCCTAAGACAAAGTATAGATAAAATGTACGACTTGTACATTCTTTCTTTAGACATGTTGGTAAGGGTTAATCAAATTGCAGAAACAACCTTAGAAGTATCTAAGAAAAAATACTTTGCTACTAAGGAAGAATTAAATCCTAACAGAAAATTTATAGATAATAAAGTCATTAAATCTTTAAAAGAGAGTGTGTCTTTACAAAACTATATAGAAGAAAATAATTTAAACAATTGGTACTTAGATGATAAGTATGTTTCTATTGTTTATAACAATTTATTAGCTAGTGATTTGTATAAAAATTACATGGCCGATGAAGAGACTACTTTTAAAAAGGATCAAAAATTTGCGGTAAAGTTTTTTGCTGAGTTTGTAGCGCCAAACGAAAAATTAGCAGAATACTTTGAAGGAGAAAATATTAGTTGGGTAGATGATATTCCTTTTGTAAATACTTGGGTAGTAAAAACTTTACAAGAGTTAAGAGCTAAAGATGATTTTATTATCGGTAGACTTTACAAAAACAGTGATGACGAAGCATTTGCTTCTGATTTATTCAGAAAAACAGTTTTAAACTTACCTAAATTTGAGGAAGAAATAGTTGATAAAACTCCAAACTGGGAAACAGATCGTATTGCCGATTTAGATATGATTTTAATTAAAATGGCTATTTGCGAATTTTTAAAATTTCCATCAATTCCGGTAAAAGCAACAATAAACGAATATTTAGAAATTGCTAAAGATTACTCTACAGAAAAAAGTAGTACGTTTATCAATGGTGTTTTAGATAAGATTTGGAAAGACTTTGAGGTAACAAATAGACTAAATAAAATTGGTAGAGGAACTTTGTAA
- a CDS encoding PUR family DNA/RNA-binding protein, whose protein sequence is MKERDGQEEIFSQILRAGRRTYFFDVRATKAGDYYLTVTESKKFTHDDGTFHYQKHKIYLYKEDFVEFQEQLKQATDYIINEKGEEVISERHQRDFKKENDAEDEENMATAEFTEVNFDDI, encoded by the coding sequence ATGAAAGAAAGAGACGGGCAAGAAGAAATTTTTTCTCAAATTTTAAGGGCAGGAAGAAGAACCTATTTTTTTGATGTAAGAGCTACCAAAGCAGGAGACTATTACTTAACGGTTACTGAGAGTAAAAAATTTACACATGATGATGGAACTTTTCATTACCAAAAGCATAAAATCTACTTATATAAAGAAGATTTTGTTGAATTTCAGGAACAATTAAAACAAGCTACTGACTATATCATTAACGAAAAAGGTGAAGAAGTAATTAGCGAAAGACACCAAAGAGACTTTAAAAAGGAGAATGACGCAGAAGATGAAGAAAATATGGCTACTGCAGAATTTACAGAAGTTAATTTTGACGACATTTAA
- the coaE gene encoding dephospho-CoA kinase (Dephospho-CoA kinase (CoaE) performs the final step in coenzyme A biosynthesis.): MVVGLTGGIGSGKSTALKMFKSLGVPVYQADVEAKNIMGTSKEVKEDILKLLGEESYKNNQLNKTYIAQKVFNNKELLQQLNAIVHPAVHKHFKDFVAQQTAPYLVYENAILYENKSEHLCDKVIVVAADLNDRISRVMQRDQVDKQAVLARMDNQWSQEDKIKKADYVIYNSNLNTLEKDVEALHHQLLKNSII; the protein is encoded by the coding sequence ATGGTAGTTGGTTTAACAGGGGGCATAGGTAGTGGTAAAAGCACTGCGTTAAAAATGTTTAAATCTTTAGGCGTTCCGGTATATCAAGCAGATGTTGAGGCTAAAAATATTATGGGTACTTCAAAAGAAGTAAAAGAAGATATTTTAAAGTTGTTAGGAGAGGAATCCTATAAAAATAACCAGTTAAACAAAACTTATATTGCTCAAAAAGTTTTTAATAATAAGGAACTATTACAGCAGTTAAATGCAATAGTACACCCAGCAGTTCACAAACATTTTAAAGATTTTGTAGCACAACAAACGGCTCCGTATTTGGTTTATGAAAATGCAATTTTATACGAGAACAAGAGTGAGCATCTTTGCGATAAAGTTATTGTGGTTGCTGCAGATTTAAATGATAGAATTTCTAGAGTTATGCAAAGAGATCAAGTTGATAAACAAGCAGTACTAGCTAGAATGGATAATCAATGGAGTCAAGAAGACAAAATTAAAAAGGCTGATTATGTAATTTATAACAGTAATTTAAATACATTAGAAAAAGATGTAGAAGCGCTACATCATCAATTATTAAAAAATAGTATCATTTAG
- the yajC gene encoding preprotein translocase subunit YajC, protein MIALQEGAMSPMFLIIMVIFVVFFMIIPQVRRTRNEKKFKESLVKGTKVVTTGGIHGKLVEVNEGTVMIETNAGKLLLEKTALSMELTKRYNAPEKK, encoded by the coding sequence ATGATAGCATTACAAGAAGGAGCAATGAGCCCTATGTTTTTAATTATTATGGTAATTTTCGTAGTATTTTTTATGATTATTCCACAAGTAAGAAGAACTAGAAACGAAAAAAAGTTTAAAGAATCTTTAGTAAAAGGAACTAAAGTTGTGACTACAGGAGGAATTCACGGAAAGTTAGTAGAAGTGAATGAAGGTACTGTAATGATAGAAACCAACGCAGGTAAATTGTTGTTAGAAAAAACAGCTTTATCTATGGAGTTAACTAAAAGATACAATGCTCCTGAAAAAAAATAA